The following DNA comes from Alienimonas californiensis.
CGCCGCGGAAGCCCCGACCGCCGAGGGCGAGGCGAACGCCGCCACGGCGCGCGAGGACGCCTTGGACGGCCCCCGTATGGGCCCGCCGCACGAATCCGCCGACCCGCTCGAAGCCGACGAGGCTGGCGAGGACTCGCTCACCGCGAACCTGACGAACGCCCCGGTTGCCGTCGGCGATGCCGCAGTCGCCCCGGCCGACGCGGAGGAAGCGGCGCTCGACCAGACCGCCGCGGACGAAATCGCCCCGCCCCCGTCAGACGCCCCCGGCGTGGACCCCGATCTCGCCGGGGCCGCCCCGATCGACGACAAGAACTCCGGCTCAGCCGGCGTGACCCCCGACCAGGCCCGTCCGCACGCGGACGACGCCGCCCCCTCCTCCGACGGCGTGCTGTCGGTCGAGGAGGAGACGCCGGCGGGAGAACCCGTGTGACTTCCTGTCCCGACGGCAAAATGTCGTCTGACCGGCGTCGTCCGGTCGCGTAGGATCGGCGGGGGGTGAGGCCCCCGCGTCAGATCAGGTCGCCGCCCCCCGCGGCCGCCCCGCGTCGCCTCATCCCGCCCGCGATCGCCCGCCCGCCGGGCCGCCGATCGCCCGATTTTCCCCAGTGTGTTTTCGAGAGGCCGTCTTGAAGGTTCGGATTTTCGCCCTGGCCAAAGAGCTGGGGATGGACAGCAAGGAACTCTTCGAACACGCGGCGGAGGCCGGCGTGAAGGTGAAGAACAACGCGCTGGCCAGCGTGTCCGAAGCGGAGCGGGACGTGATCCTCGCTCATATCAGCGGCGAAGGCGGGGCGGGGTCCAACGGCAAGGCGGCGAAGAAAGCCGCCAAGAAAGCCCCGGAACCCCCCAAGCCCGCGGCAGCGGCCCCGGTCCGCCCGCAGCGCCCGGTCGAGACGAAGATTCGCACCGTCGGCGGCCCTGCCAAGAACGAACGTCGGACCGACGTCGCCGACCATCCCGAGCCGGAGCCGGAACCCGAACCGGTCGCGGTGGAGGAAGCCGCCCCCGAGCTGGAACTGGAATCGGCGCCGCAAGTCGAGGCGGAGGCGCAACCGGCTGAGCCCGCCGCGGAGGAACCGTCCGCCAAGTCTCAGGATCCGCAGCGGCCGCAGACCCGTGCGGAGCGAATCGCCGCGATGCGACCCGTTCGTCCGGTCTCCGGCGGCGGCCGTTCCGTCCGGACGCTGGGCGCCGGCGGTCCCGCGAAGCCGGCGGCGAAGCCCGCCGGCGCCGCCCCGACGCCCCCGCCGGTCGCCAAACCGGCGGCGCCCCCCGCCCCGTCGACGTCCGCCAAGCCCGCCCCCGCCGCGCAGCCGGCCCAGCGGCCTGACAAGCCCCTGCCCGCCGCCGTCGCCGAGAGCGCCCGCCCCGCGGCTGAGGCCCCGGCGGCCAAGCCCGCCCCGGCCTCCCCGGCGACTCCGCCGGCCACGAAGGCGTCCGCCGACGAACCGGCCAACTCCGCCGCCCCGCAGCGGCCCGTCAAGGCGGCCGGCTCCCTCCGCGACCGCATGCGGGCCGGCGGGCCGCGGGAGATGACGGCGATCGGCGTCGTCCAGACCACCAAAAAGCAGCGCGAGAAGAAGCGCCCGCAGATCGCCCGCCCGGCGGTCGCCGCCCCGCCGGAGCCGCCCTCGCCGGTGCGTCCCGGCAGCAAGGGGAAAGGCAAGGCTCCCGACGAGCCGAAGGCCCAGAAGCCGGACGTCAAACTGACCGCCGCGATGATGGGCGGCGAGAGCCCGCTGTCCCAGCACGTTCGCGGCATTGCCACCGGCCAGCGGAAGAGCGCCCTCAGCCGGGGCGTCGCCGGTAAGGCCGACGCCAAGAGCCTGCTGGAACAGCGCCGGATCGAACAGCTCAAGCGGGTCGAGGACCAGCGCCGTCGGCGTCGTCCCCGTCCCGGCGGCGGCTTCCCGCCCGGCATGCGTCGCCGCGGTCGCAGCCGCAGCAAGGGTCCGGTCGAGTACGGGAACGAAGCCGTCGTCGAGGCGCCGATCACGGTCCGCAGCCTTTCCGAAGGCATGGGCCGCCCGGCGAACAGCATCCTCCAGGTGCTGTTCAAGGCCGGCCGCATGGCCACGATGAACGATTCCCTCACCGAGGAGGAGGCGCTGGAGATCGCGCTGGAACTCGGCGTGGAACTCGAGATCAAGAGCGGTCGCGACCTGGAGGCGGAGCTCGAAGAACTCCTCGAGATCGACGAGGACGAAGCGGGCCTGGCCCTCCGGCCGCCGGTCGTCACGATCCTCGGCCACGTCGACCACGGCAAAACGACGATGGTCGACCGGCTCCGCAGCGGGAACACCGCCGCCGGTGAGGCCGGTGGGATCACCCAGCACATCGCCGCTTACCAGGTGATGCACAACGGCAAGGCGGTCACCTTCGTGGACACCCCCGGTCACGCCGCCTTCGGCGAGATGCGGGCCCGCGGGGCGAACGTCACGGACCTTGTGATCCTCGTCGTCGCCGCCGACGACGGCGTGATGCCGCAGACCGAGGAGGCCATCTCCCACGCCAAAGCGGCGGAGGTGCCGATGATTGTCGCCCTCAACAAGATCGACCTGCCCGGCGTCGACGAGCAGAAAACCCTGCAGGGCCTCGCCCAGCAGAACGTGCTCCCGGCGGAGTGGGGCGGCGACGTGGAAGTCGTCCGCACCTCCGGCGAGACCGGTCAGGGCCTGGACGAACTGCTGGAGACGATCCAGCTCACGGCCGAACTGAACGAGTACAAGGCGAACCCGGACCGCGACGCGGTCGGCACCTGTCTGGAGGCCTTCCGCAACGAGGGCCGCGGGCCGGTGAGCTGGTTCATCGTCCAGAACGGCACGCTGAAGGTCGGCGACGTGGTTCTGTGCGGCAGCGCCTACGGCAAGGTCCGGGCGATGTACGACGACCGCGACAACCCGATCAAGAAGGCCGGCCCCAGCATGCCGGTGAAGGTGTCGGGCCTGGACGAGGTGCCCGCGGCCGGCGCTCACTTCTTCGTGTTGAAGAGCCTCGAGGACGCCCGCGAGCTGGCCGAGCAACGCAAGTTCGCCGGTCGCAGCGAGGAGCTGGCCAGCATGAACCAGCGCCCGCAGACCTTCGACGAGATCATGGCCGCCGCTCGCGGCGAGGCGGAAACGACCGACCTGCCCCTGATCCTCAAGGCCGACACCCCGGGCTCCCTGCAGGCCCTCAAGGCCGAGCTGCTGAACCTGGACAACCCCGAGGTCCGCGTGCGGCTCAAGCACAGCGGCGTCGGCCCGGTCAACGAGTCGGACGTGCGTCTGGCCGACACTGCCGCGGCGGTGATCATCGCCTTCCACACCGAGACCGACCCGCGGGCGGAGCAGCTCGCCGATCAGGAAGGCGTGGAGATCCGCGACTACCAGATCATCTACGAGGTGATCGACGACATCCGCAGCGAGCTGGAAGGCTTGCTCAAGCCGGAGCAGCGGGAGATTCCCACCGGTCGCGCCTTGGTGTTGGCCACCTTCAAGACCAGCAAGTTCGGCACGATCGCCGGTTGCCGGGTGTTGGGCGGCACGATCGCCCGGGACCACCGCTGCCGCGTGGTCCGCGATCAGGAGATCATCGGGGACTACGACATCGCCTCGCTCCGCCGCGAGAAGGACGACGTGAAGGAGATCCGCGAGGGCTTCGAGTGCGGCATCCGGCTGAAGCGGTTCAACGACGTCCGCGAGGGCGACCTGCTGGAGGCCTACCGCGTCGAGGAGGTGAAGCGGACGCTCGAACAGGCCGAGGCCGAGGCGAAAGCCGCGGAACAGGCCCGCGAACTGGCCGCATTGGAGGCGGAGGCCCTCGGCGAGGACGCCCCGGAGAACCCGGACGCGCCCAAACCGGTCGTGCGGCAGTTCCGCGGCCGTCGCGGCCGGTAAGTCTTACTTCCGTTGCGTGAAGGCCCGGCCGGGCCTCCGCGTTCAGATCCTCCCTCTACCACCTCTTTCCACCCCCTCCCCCCCGCGTTGGCGAAGTCTCGTAAACTGGCAAAGCTGAACCGGGCGATCCGGGAGGTGGTCAGCACGCAGGTGCTGTTCAACATCCGCGACCCGCGGGTGCGGGGCGTGACGGTGCTGGACGCCGATATCGCCCCGGACGGCCGCACCGCCAAGGTCTACGTCACCGTGCTCGGCGACGAAGAGGCGGAAACGCGGGCCTTGGAGGGGCTGGACAGCGCCAAGGGGTTCTTCCAGGCGAAGATCGCGGAGCGTCTGGACACCCGCTACACGCCGGTGCTCACGTTCCTGGCGGACGGCGGGGTGAAACGGAGCATCGAGATCAGCCGCTCGTTGCAGCAGGCGACCGGCCGCAGCCTCGCCGAACCCGATCCGCCGGCCCCCGAGCCGTTCGACTTCAAACAGGCCGCGAACCGGCCGACCGACTCTGGGAAGACGTCGGACTCCGGCGAGGACCCGGACGGCGCCGCCGGCAAGCCCCGCGACGTGTTCGCCCTGCCGGACCCGACGTCCCCGATGGAGCCGCCCCCGCCGCCGGATCGGCCGGACGGCGAGTACACCCCGCCCTCCCCCGTCGCCCGGCCGCCGCGGGCCGATCGGCCCGCCGGCGGCGCCAGGCCCGCTTCGTCCGAGCCCGGTTCGCCCGGCACTGATTCGACCGGATCTGATTCGCCCGGTTCCGATTCGACTGAGCCCGGCCCGCCGGCGCCGTAGATCGCTGATCGCCCCCGCCGCCGGCGTCGGGGCCCTCCCCCCACCCGTCGGCCCGCCCGCCGCGCCCACCCACCGACCAAGAGGCTTCGCTGATGAAGGCGTCCGACCGTCAGGAACTGGCGAAGACAATTACCCCGCCGCTGCAGAAAGAATACGGCCCGCCGCCCCCGGAGGCGGATCGGCCGGTGCTGGAAACGCTGATCTTCAGCGTTCTGCTGGAAGACCTGCCGCTGGAGACTGCGGAGCAGGCGTACGAGTCGCTGACCACCGCCTTCTTCGACCTGAACGAGATCCGCGTCTCGACGATCGCGGAGATCTCCGCCACCCTGAAGGGCCTTCCGCGGCCGGAGTTACGGGCGCACCGGATTCGCACCGTGCTGCAAACGGTGTTCGAGGACGGCTACACCTTCACGCTGGAGCCGATCCGCAAGAAGACCCTGGAGCAGGCCCAGAAAACGCTGGAGGGCATCCGCGACCTCTCCACCTTCAGCCGCCAGTACACCCTGCAACACGCCCTCAGCGGGCACGCGGTGCCGGTGGACGGCACGACCGGGCGGGCGGCGGTCTGGCTGGGACTGGCCGAGGGCGACGAGGAGACCGGCGGCATCGACGAGGAGGCGATCGCCGACGCCCTCAAGAGCGCCATCCGCAAGGCGGACGCTCCGGAGTTCAATCACCTGCTGCGGGCCTTCGCCACGGACGAACGCTTCAAGGACCTGTTCGGTAAGAAGTGGTCGATCCCCGAGGGCGGCTACGACCCGGCGGACGCCGCTGCACGCTTGAAAAAGACGCTCGCGGACCCCTCCGCCGGACTGCCGCCGGCGAAGAAGAAGGCGGCCAAGCCCAAGGCCGCCGCAAAGCCGAAGGCCGCCAAAACGCCGGCCGACGACGCGGACGACGCGGACGACGCGGCGAAGACGTCCGACGCCCAGGGCGAAGAGGCCAAATCGGCTGACGCCAAATCGGCTGACGCCAAATCGGCCGGGACGAAAACGAGCGGGGGCAAGACGGCAGCGAAGTCGTCAAAATCCCCCGCGAAGGCGGCGAAGAAGTCGGCGAAGGGCGCCGCCAAATCGTCCGCCAAAAGCTGACCCCGTCCGTTCCCCCGGGAGCCGCACCGATGTCGACCGCTCGCCCCGCCGCCTCGCTGGCCGCGGCCCTGCTCTTCCTCGGTTCCGCGGCGTCCGGCCTGCGGGCTCAGGAGGCGCTGCCCGATCCGGCTCCGGCGACCGCCGCGACGCCCTCCCCGGCGGAGGCCGCCGCGGCCCTGACCGCCGGCCCGGCCGACGATCCCGCCGCCCCCGCCGAGCTGCTGCGGACCCGCGACGAGGCGGGCGACGCCGGCGTCGAGGCGACGGCCCACTTCCTCACCGGCCAGTTCCTGCTCCGCGACGGCGAGCCGGAGGCTGCGTTGGAGGCGTTCCTCGCCGCCCGCGAACTCACCCCGGACTCCGCCGAGGTGTTGCGGTCCGTGGTGGCCGTCGCCTTCGAACTGGGCCGGAACGAACTGGGTTCGGAGGTCGCCGCGGAGCTGTCGGATCGCCTGCCGAACGACTGGCAACTCGCCCGGACGCTGGCCCGATTGAAGCTCGGCGCCGGCGATGCGGCCGGGGCGCAGAAGTATCTGAAGCGGGCCGCCCTCTCGCCGGATCTGCCGAAGGTCGGGCCGGAGGCCGCCGAGGTGCTGCGGGGGTACGCGGTGCTCAGCGCCGGTTTGCAGCAGTTCGAGGACGCCGCCGAGGCCTACAGCCGCCTCCTCCCGCTGATGAGCGGCGCCGAGGGCGGCCTGGACTTCCGCACCCGCACCGCCCTGCTGAGCGACGCCCGCACCGCCCCGCTGGTCGCCGCCCGGATCCTGACCGGCGTCGGCCGGCCCGTTGATGCGGTGAAGGCGTTTCGCCTGGCGCTCACCCTGGAGGCCGGCGCCCCCGGCAGCGTGCTCGACACGCCGGAGGAGCCCGCCGCCCGCGTGCAACTGGCCACCGTGCTCATCGCGGCCGACCAGCCCGCGGAAGCCCTGGCGGAGATCGACCGCCTGCTGACCGACGTCCCCGCGGAGGCCTCCGACGCGATCGCGGCCGCCGCGCTGGTGATCCAGAAGGCGTTGCAGGACCTGGACCGCAAGGGCGAGATCGTCGATCGGCTCACGGCGCTGCACGAGCAGTTCCCGGAGAACGTCGCGGTCGCGGTGAGCCTCGCCGCCGCCCGGGCCGACGCCGGCGATCTGGAGCGGGCCGAGGAGGAACTGGAAGCGCTGGTCGAGCAGGAGCCGACCGTCTGGCTGCCGCTGAGCACGGTCCGCCGGCTCCGCGGCGACGCCGTCGGCTGGCTGGACGCCGTCGCTCAGGCGAAGGCCGCGGGGCTC
Coding sequences within:
- the rbfA gene encoding 30S ribosome-binding factor RbfA translates to MAKSRKLAKLNRAIREVVSTQVLFNIRDPRVRGVTVLDADIAPDGRTAKVYVTVLGDEEAETRALEGLDSAKGFFQAKIAERLDTRYTPVLTFLADGGVKRSIEISRSLQQATGRSLAEPDPPAPEPFDFKQAANRPTDSGKTSDSGEDPDGAAGKPRDVFALPDPTSPMEPPPPPDRPDGEYTPPSPVARPPRADRPAGGARPASSEPGSPGTDSTGSDSPGSDSTEPGPPAP
- the infB gene encoding translation initiation factor IF-2 — translated: MKVRIFALAKELGMDSKELFEHAAEAGVKVKNNALASVSEAERDVILAHISGEGGAGSNGKAAKKAAKKAPEPPKPAAAAPVRPQRPVETKIRTVGGPAKNERRTDVADHPEPEPEPEPVAVEEAAPELELESAPQVEAEAQPAEPAAEEPSAKSQDPQRPQTRAERIAAMRPVRPVSGGGRSVRTLGAGGPAKPAAKPAGAAPTPPPVAKPAAPPAPSTSAKPAPAAQPAQRPDKPLPAAVAESARPAAEAPAAKPAPASPATPPATKASADEPANSAAPQRPVKAAGSLRDRMRAGGPREMTAIGVVQTTKKQREKKRPQIARPAVAAPPEPPSPVRPGSKGKGKAPDEPKAQKPDVKLTAAMMGGESPLSQHVRGIATGQRKSALSRGVAGKADAKSLLEQRRIEQLKRVEDQRRRRRPRPGGGFPPGMRRRGRSRSKGPVEYGNEAVVEAPITVRSLSEGMGRPANSILQVLFKAGRMATMNDSLTEEEALEIALELGVELEIKSGRDLEAELEELLEIDEDEAGLALRPPVVTILGHVDHGKTTMVDRLRSGNTAAGEAGGITQHIAAYQVMHNGKAVTFVDTPGHAAFGEMRARGANVTDLVILVVAADDGVMPQTEEAISHAKAAEVPMIVALNKIDLPGVDEQKTLQGLAQQNVLPAEWGGDVEVVRTSGETGQGLDELLETIQLTAELNEYKANPDRDAVGTCLEAFRNEGRGPVSWFIVQNGTLKVGDVVLCGSAYGKVRAMYDDRDNPIKKAGPSMPVKVSGLDEVPAAGAHFFVLKSLEDARELAEQRKFAGRSEELASMNQRPQTFDEIMAAARGEAETTDLPLILKADTPGSLQALKAELLNLDNPEVRVRLKHSGVGPVNESDVRLADTAAAVIIAFHTETDPRAEQLADQEGVEIRDYQIIYEVIDDIRSELEGLLKPEQREIPTGRALVLATFKTSKFGTIAGCRVLGGTIARDHRCRVVRDQEIIGDYDIASLRREKDDVKEIREGFECGIRLKRFNDVREGDLLEAYRVEEVKRTLEQAEAEAKAAEQARELAALEAEALGEDAPENPDAPKPVVRQFRGRRGR
- a CDS encoding tetratricopeptide repeat protein — translated: MSTARPAASLAAALLFLGSAASGLRAQEALPDPAPATAATPSPAEAAAALTAGPADDPAAPAELLRTRDEAGDAGVEATAHFLTGQFLLRDGEPEAALEAFLAARELTPDSAEVLRSVVAVAFELGRNELGSEVAAELSDRLPNDWQLARTLARLKLGAGDAAGAQKYLKRAALSPDLPKVGPEAAEVLRGYAVLSAGLQQFEDAAEAYSRLLPLMSGAEGGLDFRTRTALLSDARTAPLVAARILTGVGRPVDAVKAFRLALTLEAGAPGSVLDTPEEPAARVQLATVLIAADQPAEALAEIDRLLTDVPAEASDAIAAAALVIQKALQDLDRKGEIVDRLTALHEQFPENVAVAVSLAAARADAGDLERAEEELEALVEQEPTVWLPLSTVRRLRGDAVGWLDAVAQAKAAGLDNTDPEPVRAARNETFRDAVLEAVPVVDPTPKDQDDGGVARAREITRAQLAASAGRAEEVEAGLRSALERERSRRFDAYLTLISVLNDLEQDERAAAVADEALADAGLDDPDLGARRAEFLTIRAQLHRQAGDTDAAVETLRKAEALTPKNPFFAYQAGIARFVDGDSDAAEEELERALKLAEPLPDGGGELGKQVRSLLSALLVRKGDFERGAGLLEEQLRLTPDDPGTLNDLGYLWADRGMNLPRAERMIRAAVAAEPDNAAYLDSLGWVLLKRGKPQEAREPLERAGKLSVERGQEGDGTIWSHLGDLWAALNEPQQARDAWKAALQRANTAEEKDEELIRSLKKKLGRE